Below is a window of Salvelinus alpinus chromosome 5, SLU_Salpinus.1, whole genome shotgun sequence DNA.
gagcaccgatatgttttatctataatttctcttcattatttctcttcatatgacaaggattaaaaaggatttgccagtagattgtcgacttgattcatgatgatgactgctagctaagattttgaaagtatattgttgacatgatcagtctaaTCAaacctactgtacatataacgtgatttgatgttattttatatGTGGCCAATGAGCTTGAGCCTTCTtgaatgggcacttctaatgtaactctaaggcagcacccaaggggctagaattttttacgtctacccttagacttggcggtgatgtagtgtccccatgagtgacacagcactgagccaatcacggcgcaacgctccgtattttctgctggctttccccaccactacagaaagcactgagctattCAACAAAAAAAAGCAAAACGTGGGGCTCAAAACGTGAATAGATTTGCTTATTTTTTGGTTCCTCGTGAATACACCCCAGTAATGGATGTTATATCGAATCaaattttcaaatcaaatgtatttatatagcccttcttacatcagctgatatctcaaagtgctgtatagaaacccagcctaaaaccccaaacagcaagcaatgcaggtgtagtcAAGGTCTTCTCCACTAGGGTTCCCCAAAGTTGGTCCTGGGGCCACCCCTGGGTGTACATTTTGGTTTTTCCCTtcacactacacagctgattcaaacaaccgactcatcatcaagctgtgaTTATTTGAAtccgctgtgtagtgctagggcaaaaccaaaacatgcacccggggaggggggggggcccAGGACCGACATTGGGAAACCCTCTTCTTCACCACTGCCTTGTAGCACATCTAGATGTCCAGCAGATGGGACTATATATCTGATCTTGAGTTGCAGTTATGTGCATTGCAACTTTTCATTTGGAATTGATCTTACATGGTGAGAAAttgtcatccaatgggttttgagaaggaagaaaggagagaggacgcgaggaaTCAAGGAAACGCAATTGAGATTCTCGCATGGTCTTACGATGTTTTGAGGTTTGTATACCGAAAGGGTATGGATACTGTAAGTGTAGAAACACTggtgggtgtgtgtatatgtgtggacGTGCTTAACTACACTTGTTGGGAACATGAGTCCCCACAAGAAGAGTAAACTaacaaacatttgaccaactggggacattttgttcatccccacaaggtcaaatactatttctagggggtttagggttacggttagaattagtgttaggggttagagtacgggttaaggttaggtttttgggttaaggtacgggttagggagaataagattttgaatgggactgaattgtgtgtccccacaaggttagttgtacaagacCGTGTGATATGAGAGTGGTGGTGGGGAGTTTACAAGGATTAGAGGCTCCTGAAATACCCTTGTTGGGGGTGGGAGGTGAATCATTCCCCTGAAACAGCTCTATGATTCTGTGGGGTCTTCCCAAGAGGCCCCTAACCCCTCTTTGATGCTATGGGCGATAGATTTCTAATTTAGGTTTCTAATGGGGCTAACCCCCCATACATGACATCAGACAGGCATAGTTACAAaatagtgtgtaggtctgtgtcACCATTTAAGAATGCCTATACTGTATTGACCAAGAATCACTTGGAGGAAAGACGTCCAGGCAGAAATGACTGAGAGCTTCCTCAACTGGTGTGACCTGGAAAAACTTGTCCTGAAccgagtgagatggaggacattcGTCAACGGCCTATGCTCCGTTAAGGAGCTATGGGCATAAATCAAGTAAGTCATACTGTATTGTAATACTATTTaagattttatttaacctttatttaactaggcaagtcagttatgaacaaattcttatttacaatgacggcctagcccggccaaacccggacaacgctgggccaattgtgcgccggcctatgggactcccaatcatggccggttgtgatacagcctggatacgaaccagcgactgtagtgacgcctcctgcactgagatgcagtgccttagatcgctgcaccactcgggagtgcCTCGGGAGTGGCATTATTATTGCAATGTTTTCAAACATTTCCCTCAACTCAGCTAGGTTTCTTAGACCCAAGCCTATTGGATTAAAAAACACATTCAATAGAGATTCTGCATCTAGCATGTGTCATATAATCAGAAACGGATTTATTGTGctttgtaaaataaaataatataaaagtcTGACATGATATGTAATTGTTTTGTAGCACACAGTGCAGTCCAGTATGTTGTCTTTGATTTGAGAGTCCATGATCATGATCTCTGGTTATGAAAGTTGGCGGAGATGCTCCTGTATCTCCCTGCAGATGTCATCCGTGCTCCTCCGAATATCAAGCAGCAACGTGTTCTCCTCTTCCGCCGGTGGCTCCAGAACATCAAACTGAGAGCGCAGGAGACCAGGCTGCATGAAATGTCCCCTCCGGGCCACCATCCTTGCATGGATCAGATCATATGTCCCGTACAGGAAGAGGAACCAGACGCCGGGCAGGCTGCACATGTGCAGGCCTGCTGTGTCCGAGCTGTAGGTCAGGGCCTCGGAGCCAAACAGCAGAACCTGCCTGTAAAGTCGCCTCAGAGCTGAACACACCATGATGGCATCACCCCCTGAAGACCTCTCCCTATTGAAGACAGACCCACAACTTCCAACATCATACAAGACAAACCAGAAGTGCCCATACGGAAAAAAATTGCAGTCAGAGTGCCGTATAACTGCTgtatagagtgcagtataactgtagtatgttgcaaatactgcgtccaaaatatatatttttttaccgcAGTATTTTGCAGTTCAACTCCAGTTCAACTgaagttattctgcaattactgcgtcaaaaataccacagtcgaatgcagttactgcagtttcaaaactgcaatcttcTTTTGTAAGGGTGGAATTTGCTGTGCAAAAGTCTGTATCATGATACACATTGTACATCTAACAACAATGTTATACAAACATTCAAGAACACTTAAAACATGTATAAAACAGTGATTACATGTGACTGGGGAGAGTTTTCATCAGATGGGTTAAAATGGACAACCTCCATGTTGAAAACAACTAGCGGGATCAGGAAGGAGTGTGTGACTAACTGGGAAAGTGAGAAGGCGGATTACTAGGAGAATCTGAGTCCGGAAGGGGAGCAGATCTCTTTGAAGTTGTCACACAGAATTTAAGTGAGAGCTGTcactttcatccctctctcactccctctctccctccctctgtgctctgtaactccctctctccatcttcatCTCATCTTATTTTAAGAATGCATTTCTGATCTGGTGTTTTTTCTCGCATTCTTTCCACCCAACTCTATCATATCAGCCTTTGCGATAGATTTGAGACTGTTCCATAAAAGAAAGAGATTGTGACTAACTGTTCCACTATGTGTATTTGCATATATAATAGGTGGTTATACATGTATAATGATGTGTACGTAGCCTATAATTACCTTTGAATGACAGCATGCAGTTTCAGCAGCCAAGGCAGTCTGTCCTGATGAATTAGAATAATCAGACACAGATGAGTCACAGGATCGGTTTCAGATCAAAATACTGAAACAGAATCAGAGTCCTGTGTTGTGATTTCCAGCCAACATAACAAGCCAGCTCTATCTCTAGTGGTCTCCCCATATCCCTGTCACTgactgtctccgtctctctctacagGGGGCATTGGCTCTAAGTATCAGCCAACAGGGCTACATAAGAGAGGTAAGCCTTAGTGAACTCACTCATGCACATCATATTTACTTTGGACATCATAAATGATGGAACTTGATGAAACAGCTCCCTTTGACACTAAGTGTAGGGTGACACTAAGTGAAGGTTGAGTTATTAAAACACTGCGTAGAATAATCAGAGGCGTGATGATAGCCTAAGAGAAGTGATGTGAGTGATTTGGTTACCTGGTCAGTCAGAGGCTCCCCACGAGCCATTTTCTCAACATTTTCCCGCGGGTGAAAGTCATCTCCCTCGTGCAGCGGCCACCCGAGCTGAGAACAGACACAGGTGAGGTGAGTGGAGTGccaaaccagacctgggttcaaatatatGATTATTTAAGTATTTGTAttttaaatacttattttctgtgtattttagctagtattttcaaatacactgGCCAAATCAACTACCGCTACTTATATTTGAAGTATCTGAATACCTACTTGTGAAACCAAATACTCAAAGACTTGTTTTACTAATTGTAAAACCAAATACACAAAAATACTCACAAACCAAATactcaaatacttttttccaaatacatttcaaatacCCCTAAATACCCTGCCCTAAAAAATGTACAAAAAGGCAAATGTTTATATACAATACAAAGTAGGCCTATGTTTTCAATAACTAAAGTATTTAGGCATTTGGAGAAAGTGTGTATatttgtattttcaaatacacagcCCAAAACAACTACTTCAAATATAAGTAGTTGTAAATATATGCAAATACTTCCAAATACATTACAATATTCAACTACTTTTTCAAACAATCTTTGTTTAAATTATTTGTTCGAAATGTATTTAATAGCAATTGAAATACAGTAacctaaatagtatttgaaccctggTCAGCAGAGACACAAGTGGGCGGAGTGCGCTGAATCCCAGGTCAAAGTTTGAGAGCACCGTTCAATGTCTACCTTGTGTGACAGGAAGGCCCCTAGTGTTGTCCTGTGTGGGAGAGAAAAAGCATTAAGGCTCGGACAGTAGCTACAGTGAGGCTAACCAGGCCAATATTACGATTCTCATAAACCGATAATACACATAACCTAAACAGACTGATTTCACTGCTATGATGCGCGGTTCCGCAGGGAAATAGTACATCCATACATAGGCCAGTCTAGGATATTCCAGAATGCGGCTCACTGTTGAGCGGATGTGAATGCGATATCTAGTAGGCTACTGTGTGCTTCCCAAACGATAAACTAAAACAGGGACACCTACTTTCCGCAGCCAGACACTCCCATTATAACATATATCATTTCGCTGGGTGTCAGTACGGCCTGATGCCCAGGCGAAGCCCAGACGCTCCAGTGTAGATCATGTACAGGAAAACAGCTCTGCAGGTTGTTTTGGTATTGAGCGTAATGACGCAATACATGTCTTGCCTGCCGCCTGCCCCTTTCAGTTTAAAGCGACAGTACACGTTTCAAAACCAAATTGGACGCGGCGCATCATATGGCCCAAATACATTAAATGAGTTTTCAATTTTTATGTGAATGACGAAAGATATTAAATCGTTTGAAATCTATGTCCAATATGGATGGAAATGAAAATAGATCAAGTAGTCGTAATGTCGTGGGACAGGATCAAGTCCGTATGGATGGTCCAAGTTTAGCTACATGAGAGTATTGTTTTGATATAACCATTGCTGAAGCATGTGGTTATTGGCTCACCCCAGAGACCTATAGCCTAAGCAGTGGTGTGGTAACCATGCCATGGGTCACCTGAGGCGTCAGCCATGTTCATCGCAGCTGGGAATGATTCTAACACCATGCCAGTTGTTATGTGCCAACTATAGGCTTAATCATTAGAGATTATTCTCATAAATATATTAGGCCTGTTACACCTCCTGTGAGTGATCTCATGGTACACCTGTTTGATTATTTATTGGACAAAACTGTACCCAAAAGTGGCATATCGCGAAAGAGCGAATTGACAGAGGAGCGCGCATCTTGTTAATGACatcagagagagaaggcagaccGGTCCCTTCTTGCAGGCGACAGATGCAGCCTCTCCCACCTCGCCAGTCTCTTGCATCCATTCCTACGCTGAACGCGTCACTGCCAGTAAAAGCGTTTGTTTGATATGTGGAACAGGCAAATCAGGGCAGAAGAATGAAAATGCTTCGGTTTCGTAGTCCAAGCCTCCGCTCTCTGGATCAAGAGATCCAGGTCACGATTCGGTTACTGGATGACTCGGAGATCTCGTGCAGCATCCAGGTAAAGGGCGACCATGCTCGCGCAGCCCGCATGCAATGATCTTTATTGTGATTGTTACGAACCGTGGCATAATTGCGTCGGATGTTGACTGCCATGATCACATTATCGGGGTAAGATTGTAGGCTATTTTTATTAATTCACTGGCTTCATTAGAACATCTGGCTGTTTGTGGTTTCAAGTCGCATATTTTAGTATAGGTGACAAAACACTGGTTAGCCGTTCTTTTTCCTCACAAGGATTAATCTCCCCCCTCCAACGTTAGTAGTCTAGTCTTATTTAGCTGATAGCTACTGTAGCAACACATTAACGTACACTACCATTACACACTTTACACTACAATTGATCAGAAAATGTGTGACATATctaaataataaatatatatatatcggcGTAgactttatttattattattgttgtgtaataataataacaaccaCTACCCAGTAGTGAATTTCTCATATTGATTGCATAAATCAACGCTGTGAATTTATCTATTAAAAAGCGTCAAAGACAGTGAACACCGGTTTCCCAAAGGGGGGGACCGGTGTTTATAGTTATCTGTCATTAAACTGTTGATGTTTGACCAGACTCACAACCATAACACTGACCATGTCAAACTAAGAGTCTCTGTGTTCATGTACAGCTGCCCAATCAATGATTTACAACCACTCTTAAATGCTgtgagagtgtctgtgtgtgtgtgtatgtaagagacaaacagagagagagagagaaagtgtgtgtgtgtgtgtgtgtgtgagaaggagagagagagagatagtgtgtatgtgtgtgtgagagagaagttgtgtgtgtgtgtgtgtgtgtgagagagaaggggtgtgtgtgtgtgtgtgtgtgtgtgtgtgtgtgtgtgtgtgtgtgtgtgtgtgtgtgtgtgtgtgtgtgtgtgtgtgtgtgtgtgtgtgtgtgtgtgtgtgtgtaagagagaaatagagagacagaaagtgtgtgtgtgtgagagagagaaagtgtgtgtgtgtgtgtgtgtgtgtgtgtgtgtgtgtgtgtgtgtgtgtgtgtgtgtgtgtgtgtgtgtgtgtgtgtgtgtgtgtgtgagagagagagagagagagagagagaaagaaagagaaagagagcgagtgtgtgagtgtgtgagagagagagagagagagagagagagagagagagagagagagagagagagagagagagagagaaggtgtgtgtgtgtgtgtgtgtgcgtgtgtcagtgAGTGCACGGTCAGGAGGAAATGTCTGTGTTGTAGCTAAATGCATTTTTCAGTCGTTGTGTCTTAATGGGTTTCTGTTCCAGGGTGAATTCTTCTGCATATTTCATGAACTTCCGCCGAGTTCGTTCTGCTCCGACAACATTCTTTTTAATGTTAGAAGGCTTCTTCTCTGTTCTTTCTTCATATGTAGGTCATCAGAAGCCACAGATGTAAGACACAGACTGAAAATGTCATGGTGTGGGTTGGTTTCTGGAGCATTTCTGTGGAGTTGTGTGGAGTTGTGTTCCTCGGACAGATGTCACATTTGGAGTGACGTTCAAAACCGTGCTAGAGATGCATTCACAACAGTACTTAGTGTAGGAAGTTACAATGTGAGAGGGAGAAATGTAATGCATTGCTTAATTTGAGCCAATAGGTTACTACTACAGATTAAGCATCATTCTTATTGGTTGCCATGTAGTCCCACCCTCGATTGACAGCTCTCACAAGATgctaaattgattttttttaatgCTGAGTGTGTTTTCCAGTGCTGGTGTGGATTAGATTGGCTGTGTTGAGTGTGTGGTGTTGAGCCTGGGGGTAAATGTGTCTACTGTAGCTCACTGCTCTCGTGTTCAGTCTAAATGTAAAACCGAACCTGCTGAGGGAGACAAGCCCAAACAATCAATATTCCCTgacctccatcctccctccccccaaTACACCTCTCCctcaccttctcctctcctctttcacccTCTGTCTACTGTCAAGTGGCAGTTCCATCCTAGCCCTTATGAAGAGATGACCAAAAGTCCTCGGTCGTCATGCGTTTGAAAGTAGTTTTGTGTTCTACTGTTATGGCTGGGGATTTTTTGACATGTACCAAAAAACTAAGCCATTATTATGAAAAGCAAATGTTTGGCCAAAGATACTTGGTTGGACATGTAAGGAATTGCGGAAGCCCTTCAAAATGGAAATTGCCAGCATTTtgattctctctttccctctctttctctctctcactctctcgctctctctctctcgctcgctctctttctctctctcgctcgctctctcccctctctctctgtcttctcagaCAGCCCATGTATAATTAAGGATGATCATTGTCCTTCATGAGGCCAACATTAGTCAGGTGTCACTGATGCCcggcactttgtgtgtgtgtgtgtgtgtgtgtgtgtgtgtgtgtgtgtgtgtgtgtgtgtgtgtgtgtgtgtgtgtgtgtgtgtgtgtgtgtgtgtgtgtgtgtgtgtgtgtgtgtgtgtgtgtcttcatagTATTGTGATATCAGACCAGATGAGAGCCTTTTATAGCCTCCTCCGGATGAGTGTATTTCCGTCCATTATAAAGTCACCTTACCGATACATTACCGATACATTACTGATACATTATTGATACATTACCGATACATTACCGATACATTACCGATACATTATCGATACATTACCGATACATTATCGATACATTACTGATACATTATCGATACATTACCGATACATTAGCGATACATTATTGATACATTACCGATACATTAGCGATACATTATCGATACATTACCGATACATTACCGATACATTATCGATACATTACCGATACATTACCGATACATTACCGATACATTATCGATACATTACCGATACATTATCGATACATTACCGAAACATTACCGATACATTATCGATACATTCTCGACACATTACCGATACATTACCGATGCATTATCGATACATTACCGATACATTATCGATACATTACCGATACATTACCGATACATTACCGATACATTACCGATACATTTCTATTTAAGAATCTGTAAACAGATAGGAGCAATCATCATATTTCAAAGGTctgtgaggaaaggagagagaaagagggaggtgtgtgtgtgtgtgtgtgtgtgtgtgtgtgtgtgtgtgtgtgtgtgtgtgtgtgtgtgtgtgtgtgtgtgtgtgtgtgtgtgtgtgtgtgtgtgtgtgtgtgtgtgtttgaggcagTGCTGGTGTTTCAGTTAGTAGGCATTCTTTGGCTTGGGTTTAAAAATAGCAGAGTTTTCTATTCTTGTCTTCCACGGCGCACCTTTGATGTCTTTCTGAAGATGACTAAAGAAGAAAGAGATCAATCCTCCAGACTTCACCAAGTAATGGGGAGAATCAGAGAGGAGCCAATAGACAAGTaatagaggaggatgagggaacTGAGAGAAatatgaagagaggaggagagtaatgGGGAGGTGACTCAGAGAGGTATCCAGGTGGTTAGATGTTGAATGAAGACTCAGAGAGGTATCCAGGTGGTTGGATGTTGAATGAAGACTCAGAGAGGTATCCAGGTGGTTAGATGTTGAATGAAGACTCAGAGGGGTATCCAGGTGGTTAGA
It encodes the following:
- the LOC139577203 gene encoding probable gluconokinase; protein product: MIYVIMGVSGCGKTTLGAFLSHKLGWPLHEGDDFHPRENVEKMARGEPLTDQDRLPWLLKLHAVIQRERSSGGDAIMVCSALRRLYRQVLLFGSEALTYSSDTAGLHMCSLPGVWFLFLYGTYDLIHARMVARRGHFMQPGLLRSQFDVLEPPAEEENTLLLDIRRSTDDICREIQEHLRQLS